The following DNA comes from Candidatus Aegiribacteria sp..
CGCGCTCCGGTGCCGGGCCTAACATGTAAACATTTTGTCAGTTTATTTCTCATACATAGAGTGTAATAAGTTTGAGGAGTTTGCGATTTTCTGATTCTTCTGACTGCTACAACTGTTGAAAATGATAATATTAATGAACTTACTTTCATTGAATTAATTAATTAATACAGAGCACGGTACCGTGGAATGAGACAGTAAATCTGTTTAATGTTTTGATATCAGGCCCGATAGCATCAGCGCAGGGAGGTTTTCCTTCCTACTCAGTCCAGCTTGTCATGCCGTCTTCTATGCTTCCGTGATTCGGATCCCAGGGCAGGGGACATCTAATCAAATAGGTTGAAGTAACGGAATCCGCGCTGTAATGGTATAACTCCCCGCAGGCAGGACACCTTTGATCCCAGTTCTCCATTATGCCGGATGTTCCCAGTTCACTAAGTTCATTCGGGTAACGGTTGTACGATCCGTAGAATATCGAACATCCTGTTGCGAGGCATCTCATGTTGTTTCGGCATGCTTCCTGATTTCCTGATGTATCTGGAGGCCAGTAACATACACCATCGATTACATAGCCATGATTCGGGTCAACGGGCATGGGGCAGTAAATCGAATAAGTATCTCCGACAGGATTTGTTTCATATATGTACAATTCCCCGCAGGCAGGGCATGGGTCATCCCAGTACTTGTAAATCCCGGATGTACCAAATTCACTCAGTTCTTCCGGGTAACGATTGTTAATTCCATAGAACATCGAACAGCAGGTCGCGAGTGTTCTCATATTGCTATGACATATTCCCGGCCAGTCTTGAGGATCCGGAGGCCAGCTGCAATGGCCATTTTCCACAAAGCCATGATTTGGCCTAACAGGAAGAGGACATGTAACCGTGTACACTTCGCCTGTGCTGCTGAGATCGTACAGGTACGGCAGGTTGCACGAAGGACAGGTAAGGTTGCAGAGTTTAGGATCAACTACCACAAGCTCGCTGAGATTGTCGGGGTATCTGTTGTTCATGCCGTAGAACATACTTATGCCTGTACCTAAGAGTTTCATGTTGTCATGACACTGTGCTTCATCTTTGGGGTTATCGTACCCGGTTGAGAATGTGCTGCCGTCTTCGGGGTCCGTCATACTGACTGCAGAATCTATACAGGAAAACATGAGAAGAAGGCTGAGAAATGTCAGGATTATTATTAGCTTTCTCATTGATACACTCCTTTCAACTGCGTGTTAATAATAGTGTATTTAGTTTTCAGCATGATGTCAAGCAGTAAAGCTGATGGTGAATGTCTTCCTGTTTTGATTTGTGGCTAATTAACTGTATACTTCTGCAGCTTCACAGGATTTTTTTAGTAATTGAATTGATGAAAGGTCAAATGTAAATGATAATCAGGCTGTTTACGATAACTGTAGTTGCTTCAATTTTTCTGTTCTTTTCAGGATGCATGGGTACTTTCGAGACTGCCAGGGTCGTACCTTTAAAAGTAGGCGCTACTTATTTCACGACCGTGGAGTCTAACGAAGACAATTCCTTCAGTATGCCCGGAATAATTGTTGAAACGGGATTACCGGCGGGCCCTGCAAGGTTCGGAATAGGACTTCACCTGAGGGTCGCCGCAGTTTTAGAAGAAAATGACGATAATGGCTTTATGCTAGTCTGGGGTGGCAAGATACAGATACCTGAGAACAGTCTTGTCGATATTGCCCTGGGATTGGACGTATGGGGATATTTTCCAGGAGAAGTCAAGTTGTATATATCCAGGAGGATCGGTTCTATAGAACCTTACATCTGTATAGGTATTGCGGATTTTATTGACTACAAAAACAATGACATACATGTTTTATCAACCGACGGCCTTGTAAGCTACACTATGGGTACGATGGTCGAACTCGGCGGAGATTCCGGCTGGATGCTTGCCGCCGAGATTGAGGGCGGGAAAGTATGGGCCTCTCCTGGCGTGGGGCTGGGTCTGATCAAGGAATTCTGATTCTGAGCAGTCATGTACACTGAACCGTTTTTAACGCCGGATAATACTGATGAAAAACTATCGGAATGGCTTGGTAGGATAGAGAGATACACACATCCGAAACCAAACCTCACATTGAAACCGAAAAAGTGCGCCCTGCTGGTGGTGGATATGCTGCATTACTTTGCCAGTCCGGAGGGCAGGGTGTATCTACCTTCTACAGAAACAATTATTCCCCGAATTGCCATGCTTCTTGAGTACTGGAGAAGTATCGGTGGAGCTGTGATCTTCACCCGGCACTGCCACAGGGGCCCTGAGAATCTGGGAATGCTGGGCAGGTTTTTCAGTGATTTCATACGGTGCGGAAAGAAGGAATCCGAGATCATCCCCGAATTGTCCCCCCTCCCCGGTGAGAATGTAATGCGGAAGAATACATACGACGCGTTCTACAATACGGATCTGGATGAGTTTCTGAAAAGCAGGTCTATAGAGCAGGTTCTTGTTACGGGAGTACTTACTCAAATGTGCTGTGAGACAACTGCAAGGTCAGCGTTCGTCAGGGGGTACGAAGTTTACATTCCGGCGGACGCGCTGACCACAAGCTCGGAGGAGCTTCACATCGGCAGCCTGATGAACCTAGCTAGCGGCTTCGCCGTTATCACCGATACCGATACCGTGTGCCGGGGTGATCAGCAATAACTCTTTACGATACGGCAGTAATTGGAGCCGGGCCTGCAGGCTGCGCTGCGGCAGTTCAGTGCGGAAGGCTGGGTCTGGATGTTGTTCTGGTCGATACACTTGGAAAAGCCGGGGGGCTCATTCGCGAGGCTAGGCTTATCGAGAACTACCCAGGACTTGAAAAACCTCTTGCAGGGCTGGAATTCG
Coding sequences within:
- a CDS encoding isochorismatase family protein, whose translation is MYTEPFLTPDNTDEKLSEWLGRIERYTHPKPNLTLKPKKCALLVVDMLHYFASPEGRVYLPSTETIIPRIAMLLEYWRSIGGAVIFTRHCHRGPENLGMLGRFFSDFIRCGKKESEIIPELSPLPGENVMRKNTYDAFYNTDLDEFLKSRSIEQVLVTGVLTQMCCETTARSAFVRGYEVYIPADALTTSSEELHIGSLMNLASGFAVITDTDTVCRGDQQ